The Ochotona princeps isolate mOchPri1 chromosome 17, mOchPri1.hap1, whole genome shotgun sequence genome segment TTTCACTTCTCCACTGCCTCCAGGCGCTGACACTTCCATTGAGGCTTTATTGGATGATTCAGGAGAAAGTGGGGCAGGGTTTGTCCCCCACAGGAAAGAGGGAAGCCCAGAGGTGATTTCCTCTGCCCATGTGGGACGGGCCTGCACATGAGGCTGTCAGTACGTGGTGCTGGTGCGGAGTCAGGTGCATGTGAACTCTGCCTGGAgcgggggggttgggggggggcgGCTCCGCGTGCTCTAGGTGGCACCGGACTCCATGCTGGTGGGCGCTGGATGGCAGATGAGGGGACCCCGCGTCAACCGTGGGTCTTCCCACCCAAGGGGGTGTGCCCCCCTCCCTGGCGGCCCTCGCCTTTACCCAGCTCCGTGTGCTCCAGGATGCAATGCGCCACGTAGGCCGGGGAGCTGTGCAGGAGCCCGCATTTCTTACAAAACAGGATCTCGCAGTGCGCGCAGCACCCGGGACGCGGGGGTCGCCGCCGCGTCTCCAGCACACACTGCTCCTCCGGGACACTCCGCTTCCTGCGGGCCAGGGACCGAGCGCTCAGCGCCCGGCGGTGCCCGGCGCCTTCCCGGCCCTCCAGGCGGGTCCTCACCTGTCGGCAGGAGCTGCCAGGCCGCCCAGCAGCGCCAAGGGGCTGAACCAGCTCCAAAAGCCGCTGTCGGCGCGTCGCAGCAGCGCCACTTGctgggtgctgggctcctggcgcAGCGGACAGTAGGACACCGAGCCCCGCTCGGGGCCCTCGGCCTCCTGCGCCTCCCGCAGCTCCTTCTCGCCCTCATCCGGCTCCTCTGGCCGcctctcctcatcctcttcctccGAGCCTTCCTGCGTGTCCTCCTGCTCGGTCTCCGCGTCCCCGGGCTCTTCCAGCTCCTTCTTCCACAAGGGGGTCTTGGCACCTGCGAGCAGAGAGGCCAGGGCAACACTGCTGTCCCCAGGGAAGAGGGATCTCTGACTTGCCCACTCCCTGAACCCCGAAAAGGCAGAGGCTGATGCGAGATAGTGACTGCACCACATCCAGCCCGCGGCTTGGGGAGTTAGAAACGACCAAACGCACGCTAGCAACGAGCATGACTGCCCAAGGTCGCACCACCTGTATTCTAACTGGCTCTGGAGAGGGGAGCTGCTCCTCGGGTGAGCTGCCAATAAACAGATTGCACTGAGTTAACAGGTGATTGTTAGCCTTTTGTTTCCTATATAGACAATTCCCCCCTCAAAGTGGGTCCGCTTGAACGTGACTGGGCACCACCTGTGGCCAGGTGATTGACACCCAACACCTGGCAGTGTGACTGGAAGAGGGACCCCTAGGCACTGGCATAGTGGCACTGGAGTGGGAGCTGCCTGactccaggccctgcctgctcagagtcccatccagctctctgctgctgtgcttgggaaagcagtggaagatggcccaagtgcttgggtccctgcacatatgtgggagaccaagatactgctccaggctcctagctgtggcctggcccagtcccatctGTTGCGCCATTTGAGGTTgagccagttgatggaaaatcgcTCTCTTCCTTCTATCTTAACCCACCCTTATCAGTCTATAGGATGGTCCAGACCAGAGACTTCAAGGGCCAGCACAGGAACAGGTGCGGGGTGGGAGGAGCGGACATCAGGAGTCACCAGAAGGGAGAAAACAGAGGGCTTCCAGAGAATATGGATGGGTAACCAGAAAGGGTTTGACTTCCCCT includes the following:
- the C17H17orf50 gene encoding uncharacterized protein C17orf50 homolog produces the protein MDKHSAKTPLWKKELEEPGDAETEQEDTQEGSEEEDEERRPEEPDEGEKELREAQEAEGPERGSVSYCPLRQEPSTQQVALLRRADSGFWSWFSPLALLGGLAAPADRKRSVPEEQCVLETRRRPPRPGCCAHCEILFCKKCGLLHSSPAYVAHCILEHTELGKGEGRQGGGHTPLGGKTHG